Proteins encoded within one genomic window of Drosophila willistoni isolate 14030-0811.24 chromosome XL unlocalized genomic scaffold, UCI_dwil_1.1 Seg141, whole genome shotgun sequence:
- the LOC6649161 gene encoding defective chorion-1 protein, FC106 isoform isoform X2 codes for MRLQYLLLVLTLIGCQLAVNGQDARATVISGDEAAATVDALGEKGDDASTTNTEDKPQIPSQDAILAQLPPITPLRSGIPSLDAFYMLFPALGSLLRWGSLFPAHTILGAVPDSLPNVSTQPQAAASKVVLVLADDAQAKSRVARQNAGTPALNGPDMFTSLLGQMAPQNLGQMMSPESLGQFVPQVGQALQNFQLPQGLPFQGLDNFLGAPLPVLGAPPPTPAPAPTPKAASDDPAPAPATPPAGSFAAFFNPSNFDAPGLLGQMQAQLPPLPAAPAGTPDFMAGLRQFWPGAAASGGAAGSDAQASDISEVRVKPGEQLAQLKIKTPQDLDQDKEQENVPLLWFRLPISQEESSEKDKTTEDLRIKNKLQAFERQVISELKLLQQIERLAKEMRAQASAQGASPYKLNYPLSRTPVHKITRADIERALRDDYVRRLLHKEAQRKSWIGQKAKYIRDEAAGKETGAALKRQTNLSKDEIIKMMAYAYRMANEQQQQAEEKAKEDKIYAAYRATTQQTGNDHKAKMMRQMAEDEGKQQQQQQQQAEQNPMMMRQITEEQARQQMAQNPMMMQQRQMSEDLARQQAAQNPMMMQQRQMAEEQARQQMSQNPMMMQQRQMAEDLARQQVAQMMQQRQMAEEQARQHMAQNPMMMQQRQMAEEQARQQAAQNPMMMQQRQMAEDQARQQMAQNPMMMQQRQMAEDLARQQAAQNPMMMQQRQMAEEQARQQMAQNPMMMQQRQMAEDLARQQAEQNPMMMQQRQMAEEQAKIQQIQMQQRQMAEEQARQQQQQQQAAQNPTMMMQQRQMAEEKVGNPQEQSSLDEQKWTDDKLRAMQQLGNMAEDQPRDAIVGEAEPQMPENAGQARHKVDPLGLGGNKRKKSKSNASPTIINYYQSARPSYAPSYAPSYAPSYAPSYAPSHAPSYAPSYGTSYGNGGYGSNAYGPAQSGGYRSAALGNDEIDAMLRRHRTMAATHFRQ; via the exons ATGAGATTGCAGTATTTGCTGCTAGTCCTGACGCTAATTGGTTGCCAATTGGCGGTCAATGGTCAGGATGCGAGAGCCACAGTTATATCAGGAGACGAGGCAGCAGCCACTGTTGATGCCTTGGGAGAGAAGGGCGATGATGCGTCCACAACCAATACGGAGGATAAGCCACAGATACCAAGTCAGGATGCG ATATTGGCCCAATTGCCGCCCATAACCCCGTTGCGCAGTGGAATTCCTTCATTGGATGCCTTCTACATGCTATTCCCTGCTTTGGGCAGTCTCCTACGTTGGGGTAGCCTCTTCCCGGCTCACACAATTCTCGGAGCTGTGCCAGATTCCCTGCCAAATGTGTCCACTCAGCCGCAAGCGGCAGCCTCGAAAGTTGTCCTCGTTTTGGCCGATGATGCCCAGGCCAAGTCACGTGTTGCCCGTCAAAATGCTGGAACTCCGGCCTTGAATGGCCCCGATATGTTCACTTCGCTGTTGGGACAAATGGCACCACAAAATCTTGGTCAGATGATGAGTCCCGAAAGTTTGGGACAATTCGTGCCACAAGTGGGTCAGGCTTTGCAGAATTTCCAATTGCCGCAAGGATTGCCATTCCAAGGATTGGATAACTTTTTAGGTGCCCCACTACCAGTGTTGGgagcaccaccaccaactcCAGCCCCGGCACCTACACCCAAAGCGGCCAGTGATGATCCGGCACCCGCACCAGCAACTCCACCAGCGGGTTCCTTTGCAGCATTCTTTAATCCTTCGAATTTCGATGCCCCCGGTCTTTTGGGTCAAATGCAGGCGCAGCTTCCACCACTTCCAGCTGCACCAGCTGGTACCCCTGACTTTATGGCTGGCCTTCGTCAATTCTGGCCAGGAGCTGCAGCTTCAGGAGGAGCCGCTGGATCTGATGCCCAAGCTTCGGACATATCTGAGGTGCGTGTTAAGCCAGGTGAGCAGTTGGctcaattgaaaatcaaaacgCCACAGGATCTGGACCAGGACAAAGAGCAGGAAAACGTTCCCCTGCTATGGTTCCGTTTGCCCATAAGCCAGGAGGAGAGTTCGGAGAAGGACAAAACCACCGAGGATCTGCGCATCAAGAACAAACTTCAGGCCTTCGAACGTCAGGTGATTAGCGAATTGAAGCTGCTGCAGCAAATCGAACGTCTGGCCAAGGAGATGCGTGCCCAGGCCAGTGCCCAAGGAGCCTCTCCCTACAAGCTCAACTATCCACTGAGCCGTACTCCTGTTCATAAGATAACTCGGGCGGATATTGAGCGAGCTTTGCGTGATGATTATGTGCGCCGTCTACTCCACAAGGAGGCGCAACGCAAGTCCTGGATTGGTCAAAAAGCCAAATACATTCGCGACGAGGCAGCTGGAAAAGAAACGGGAGCTGCATTGAAGCGTCAGACCAATCTGTCCAAAGATGAAATTATCAAGATGATGGCCTATGCCTATCGTATGGCCAacgaacagcagcaacaagcaGAGGAGAAGGCAAAGGAGGATAAAATATATGCCGCCTACAGGGCCACCACACAACAGACAGGCAATGATCACAAAGCCAAGATGATGCGACAAATGGCAGAGGATGAGGgtaaacagcaacaacagcaacagcaacaggcgGAGCAGAATCCCATGATGATGCGCCAAATAACTGAGGAGCAGGCTAGGCAACAGATGGCACAGAATCCCATGATGATGCAACAGCGCCAAATGTCAGAAGATCTAGCTAGACAACAGGCGGCTCAAAACCCCATGATGATGCAGCAACGTCAAATGGCTGAGGAACAGGCCAGACAGCAAATGTCACAGAACCCCATGATGATGCAACAGCGCCAAATGGCCGAAGATCTAGCTAGACAACAGGTAGCTCAAATGATGCAACAGCGTCAAATGGCTGAGGAGCAGGCTAGGCAGCACATGGCACAGAATCCCATGATGATGCAGCAACGTCAAATGGCTGAGGAACAGGCCAGACAACAAGCAGCTCAAAACCCCATGATGATGCAACAGCGTCAAATGGCTGAGGATCAGGCTAGGCAACAGATGGCACAGAATCCAATGATGATGCAACAGCGTCAAATGGCAGAAGATCTAGCCAGACAACAAGCAGCTCAAAACCCCATGATGATGCAGCAACGTCAAATGGCTGAGGAACAAGCCAGACAGCAAATGGCACAGAATCCCATGATGATGCAACAGCGTCAAATGGCAGAAGATCTAGCTAGACAACAGGCTGAACAGAATCCCATGATGATGCAGCAACGTCAGATGGCGGAGGAGCAAGCCAAGATTcaacaaatacaaatgcaGCAGCGTCAGATGGCCGAAGAGCAGgccagacaacaacaacagcaacaacaggcAGCTCAGAATCCTACAATGATGATGCAGCAACGTCAGATGGCAGAGGAAAAGGTCGGAAATCCTCAGGAACAGAGCTCACTGGACGAACAGAAGTGGACGGACGATAAGTTGAGGGCCATGCAGCAGCTTGGCAACATGGCGGAAGATCAACCACGGGATGCTATTGTGGGTGAAGCTGAACCCCAGATGCCCGAAAATGCTGGCCAAGCACGTCATAAAG TTGATCCCCTCGGTCTGGGCGGTAACAAGCGCAAGAAGTCGAAATCAAATGCATCGCCCACAATAATAAACTACTATCAGTCAGCCAGGCCCAGCTATGCCCCAAGCTATGCTCCCAGCTATGCCCCAAGCTATGCCCCAAGCTATGCCCCAAGCCATGCCCCGAGCTATGCGCCAAGCTATGGCACTAGCTATGGAAATGGTGGCTATGGATCAAATGCCTATGGACCCGCACAGTCCGGAGGCTATAGATCGGCTGCCTTGGGCAATGACGAAATCGATGCGATGCTGCGCCGACATCGTACAATGGCG GCGACGCATTTCAGACAATAA